The Mycobacterium paragordonae genome includes a region encoding these proteins:
- a CDS encoding RDD family protein, with the protein MTQQSPAGYPGETLGLPRTGPRSVAPMGRRLAALLIDWLIAGGLALLALTFGAISDTLLSTVQAVVWLVIGAVSVRLFGFSPGQLALRLQVAAVDGRLPIGIGRTLARGLLIFLVIPPLFTDSDGRGLQDRLTRTAVLRR; encoded by the coding sequence ATGACACAGCAATCACCTGCCGGTTACCCGGGCGAAACGCTGGGCCTGCCGCGCACCGGCCCGCGTTCGGTGGCACCGATGGGCCGCCGCCTGGCGGCGTTGCTGATCGACTGGCTCATCGCGGGCGGGCTGGCGCTGCTGGCGCTGACATTCGGCGCGATCTCCGACACGTTGTTGTCGACGGTCCAGGCCGTGGTGTGGCTGGTGATCGGCGCGGTGTCGGTGCGACTGTTCGGATTCTCGCCGGGGCAACTGGCGCTGCGGTTGCAGGTGGCGGCGGTGGACGGCCGGCTGCCGATCGGCATCGGCCGCACCCTGGCGCGCGGCTTGCTGATCTTCCTGGTGATCCCGCCGCTGTTCACCGATTCGGACGGGCGAGGCCTGCAGGATCGGCTGACCAGGACCGCGGTGCTCCGCCGCTGA
- a CDS encoding alpha/beta hydrolase, which yields MPEDVFFESGGVRCAADFYHPDSDDDLVPCVVMGHGGSGTKRLGLPKYAERFAAAGLAVLAFDYRGFGASAGKPRQVISCARQHDDYRAALRYVRSRRGIDPQRIALWGTSLSGGHVLAVAADDPAVAAVVAQVPLIDGWHRGRGLRERLHWDIAWRTAQFTVAALRDAVNERAGRAPYLVPVVAEPGRIAVFTEPDAKAAFEALGGESVGWRNALAPRMIFDLPHYRNGTAEALHMPVLMCLADRDLQASALFAAKVAARMPNVEIHHYPVGHFDVYLGSRFDEIASTQAEFLRRKLLTNSAAGSGANGS from the coding sequence ATGCCTGAGGACGTCTTCTTCGAATCCGGTGGTGTGCGCTGCGCGGCTGACTTCTATCACCCGGACAGCGATGACGACCTGGTGCCGTGCGTGGTGATGGGACACGGTGGTAGCGGGACCAAGCGCCTGGGACTGCCGAAGTACGCCGAACGGTTCGCCGCCGCCGGCCTGGCGGTTCTGGCGTTCGACTACCGCGGTTTCGGCGCCAGTGCGGGCAAACCCCGGCAGGTGATCAGCTGCGCACGGCAACACGATGACTATCGGGCGGCGCTCCGCTATGTGCGGAGCCGTCGCGGCATCGACCCACAGCGGATCGCCTTGTGGGGCACCTCGCTCAGCGGTGGACACGTCCTGGCGGTGGCCGCTGACGATCCGGCCGTCGCTGCCGTGGTAGCGCAGGTGCCCCTTATCGACGGCTGGCATCGCGGCCGCGGGTTACGCGAACGGCTCCACTGGGACATAGCCTGGCGCACTGCACAATTCACCGTAGCGGCACTGCGTGACGCGGTTAACGAGCGGGCCGGACGGGCGCCCTACCTGGTGCCGGTGGTCGCCGAACCCGGCCGTATCGCGGTGTTCACCGAGCCGGACGCCAAAGCGGCGTTCGAGGCACTCGGCGGCGAATCCGTCGGCTGGCGAAACGCTTTGGCCCCGCGGATGATCTTCGACCTGCCCCACTACCGCAACGGCACCGCCGAAGCCCTGCACATGCCGGTCCTGATGTGTCTCGCCGACCGGGACTTGCAGGCGTCGGCCCTCTTCGCTGCCAAAGTGGCGGCGCGCATGCCGAACGTAGAGATCCATCACTACCCGGTCGGGCACTTCGACGTCTACCTCGGGTCTCGGTTCGACGAAATCGCTTCCACGCAAGCCGAATTCCTGCGCCGGAAGCTGCTGACCAACAGCGCCGCCGGATCAGGAGCTAACGGGTCCTAG
- a CDS encoding PE family protein: protein MSFVIVSPEIVAAAASNLAGIGSAVSAANAAATTSTTELLAAGADEVSAAVAALFNGHGEMYRAVSAQATAFHDEFVRVLTAGGVAYGSADAVNASLQTIEQNLLGAVNAPTQTLLGRPLIGNGANGLPGTGQNGGAGGLLFGNGGNGGSGAAGKNGGSGGAAGLFGNGGSGGAGGTGANGGAGGTGGWFYGNGGSGGIGGLGLPGAGGSGGAGGNAIGLIGTGGAGGTGGLGNVGGAGGAGGSGGLLFGVGGNGGAGGVGASGVGGAGGHGGDVFGLVGNGGAGGYGGQTADGAAAAPAGGSGGTGGWLFGNGGAGGAGGYNIFGGPGGAGGAGGNVLGLIGDGGAGGAGGYTTTGLAGAGGAGGGSGHLLGNGGIGGNGGMATAVGGTGGSGGAGGNALTVIGNGGAGGLGGNGVAGSGGAGGSAGNGGLLIGFGGNGGAGGLGAAGVGGVGGNGGNAIGLIGDGGAGGVGGQSASAVAQAAGGGNGGTGGLLFGNGGAGAAGGYNTLGGAGGVGGRGGSVLGLIGDGGAGGAGGATTNGTGGAGGGGGVSGRLFGNGGLAGNGGTAIAAGGTGGAGGSGGNSVALVGNGGAGGVGGYGVFGSGGAGGNGGTSGLLFGFGGNGGLGGLGGGVAGFGGVGGDGGSAVGIIGNGGNGGLGGFGFKGGAHGGSGGNGGVLWGNGGDGGGGGQLGGAGGNGGNAGMWFGNGGAGGDGYAGDNGVIKGGNGGNGGRAASGIGFGGNGGSGGLNAGAGGGTGGAGGQGSALPGTSGSAGANG, encoded by the coding sequence GTGTCGTTTGTGATCGTGTCGCCGGAGATCGTGGCGGCGGCGGCTTCGAATCTGGCAGGCATCGGGTCGGCGGTCAGCGCGGCTAACGCAGCGGCCACGACGTCCACCACGGAGCTGTTGGCCGCGGGCGCCGACGAGGTGTCGGCGGCCGTCGCGGCGTTGTTCAACGGGCATGGCGAGATGTATCGCGCCGTCAGCGCCCAGGCAACGGCATTCCACGACGAGTTCGTGCGGGTCCTGACTGCGGGTGGAGTCGCCTACGGCAGCGCAGACGCGGTCAACGCCTCATTGCAGACGATCGAGCAGAACCTGCTCGGCGCCGTCAACGCCCCCACCCAGACGCTGCTCGGCCGCCCGCTCATCGGCAACGGCGCCAACGGGTTGCCGGGCACCGGCCAGAACGGCGGAGCTGGTGGCCTGCTCTTCGGCAATGGCGGCAACGGCGGTTCTGGGGCGGCCGGCAAGAACGGCGGCAGCGGTGGCGCCGCCGGCCTGTTCGGCAACGGCGGGTCCGGAGGCGCCGGCGGCACCGGGGCGAATGGCGGTGCCGGGGGCACCGGCGGGTGGTTCTACGGAAACGGCGGATCCGGCGGCATCGGTGGACTGGGCCTGCCTGGGGCGGGCGGCAGCGGCGGCGCCGGCGGCAACGCGATCGGGCTCATCGGCACCGGCGGGGCGGGTGGAACCGGAGGACTCGGCAATGTCGGTGGCGCAGGCGGCGCCGGCGGCAGCGGCGGCCTGCTGTTCGGCGTCGGCGGCAACGGCGGGGCCGGCGGAGTGGGCGCCAGCGGCGTCGGCGGGGCCGGCGGTCACGGCGGCGACGTCTTCGGGCTCGTCGGCAACGGCGGTGCGGGCGGCTACGGCGGACAAACCGCCGACGGGGCCGCGGCGGCACCCGCAGGTGGTAGTGGCGGCACCGGCGGCTGGCTGTTCGGCAACGGCGGGGCCGGTGGCGCGGGCGGATACAACATCTTCGGCGGCCCGGGGGGCGCGGGTGGGGCCGGTGGCAACGTGCTCGGCCTCATCGGTGACGGCGGCGCGGGTGGCGCCGGTGGCTACACCACGACCGGCTTGGCCGGAGCCGGCGGTGCCGGCGGCGGCAGCGGACATCTCCTGGGCAACGGCGGAATCGGCGGAAACGGCGGCATGGCGACCGCTGTCGGAGGCACCGGCGGCTCCGGTGGCGCCGGTGGCAACGCGCTCACCGTCATCGGCAACGGCGGGGCCGGCGGTCTCGGCGGCAACGGTGTCGCGGGCAGCGGTGGAGCCGGCGGCAGCGCCGGCAACGGCGGCCTGCTGATCGGCTTCGGCGGCAACGGCGGGGCCGGTGGCCTGGGTGCCGCGGGCGTCGGTGGTGTCGGCGGCAACGGCGGAAACGCGATCGGCCTGATCGGCGACGGTGGAGCGGGCGGCGTCGGCGGGCAGAGCGCCTCAGCCGTCGCCCAGGCGGCGGGCGGTGGCAACGGCGGTACCGGCGGCCTGCTGTTCGGCAACGGCGGCGCCGGGGCCGCCGGCGGGTACAACACCCTCGGTGGCGCGGGTGGCGTCGGCGGTCGCGGCGGCAGCGTGCTGGGGCTCATCGGTGATGGCGGTGCCGGCGGCGCCGGCGGCGCCACTACGAACGGAACGGGCGGCGCCGGCGGCGGCGGTGGCGTCAGCGGGCGCCTGTTCGGCAATGGCGGGCTGGCCGGCAACGGCGGCACCGCCATCGCCGCCGGCGGCACCGGCGGGGCCGGCGGCAGCGGCGGCAACTCCGTCGCGCTCGTCGGCAACGGCGGAGCCGGCGGGGTGGGCGGTTACGGCGTGTTCGGCAGCGGCGGGGCCGGCGGCAACGGCGGCACCAGCGGTCTCCTGTTCGGCTTCGGCGGCAACGGCGGACTGGGCGGACTTGGCGGCGGCGTGGCCGGGTTCGGCGGGGTGGGCGGTGACGGCGGCAGCGCGGTCGGGATCATCGGCAACGGCGGCAACGGCGGGCTGGGCGGCTTCGGCTTCAAGGGCGGCGCCCACGGTGGCAGCGGCGGCAACGGCGGCGTGCTGTGGGGCAACGGCGGTGACGGCGGCGGTGGCGGCCAACTCGGCGGTGCCGGTGGCAACGGCGGAAACGCCGGGATGTGGTTCGGTAACGGCGGTGCTGGTGGTGACGGCTATGCCGGCGACAACGGCGTCATCAAGGGCGGCAACGGCGGCAACGGCGGTCGCGCCGCCTCGGGCATCGGTTTCGGTGGCAACGGCGGCAGCGGTGGTCTCAACGCGGGCGCCGGCGGCGGCACCGGGGGTGCTGGTGGCCAGGGCAGCGCGCTGCCGGGCACATCCGGCAGCGCCGGCGCCAACGGGTGA
- the glnA gene encoding type I glutamate--ammonia ligase has translation MTDKTPDDVFKLAKDENVEFVDVRFCDLPGIMQHFTIPISFFDESVFEDGLAFDGSSIRGFQSIHESDMLLLPDPETAQVDLFTQAKTLNLNFFVHDPFTLEPYSRDPRNVARKAENYLISTGIADTAYFGAEAEFYIFDSVSFDSRTNGSFYEVDAISGWWNTGAATEADGSPNRGYKVRPKGGYFPVAPVDHYVDLRSKMLQNLIAAGFSLEKGHHEVGTGGQAEINYKFNTLLHAADDMQLYKYIVKNTAWANGKTVTFMPKPLFGDNGSGMHTHQSLWKDGSPLMYDETGYAGLSDTARHYIGGLLHHAPSLLAFTNPTVNSYKRLVPGYEAPINLVYSQRNRSACVRIPITGSNPKAKRLEFRCPDSSGNPYLAFSAMLMAGLDGIKNKIEPQAPVDKDLYELPPEEAANIPQAPTQLSAVIDRLEDDHEYLTEGGVFTPDLIETWINFKRENEILPVQIRPTPYEFALYYDV, from the coding sequence GTGACGGATAAGACGCCCGACGACGTCTTCAAACTTGCCAAAGACGAAAACGTCGAGTTTGTCGACGTCCGTTTCTGCGACCTGCCCGGCATCATGCAGCACTTCACCATCCCGATCTCGTTCTTCGACGAGAGCGTGTTCGAGGACGGCCTGGCGTTCGACGGTTCGTCGATCCGCGGTTTCCAGTCGATCCACGAATCCGACATGCTGCTGCTGCCGGACCCGGAGACCGCCCAGGTCGACCTGTTCACCCAGGCCAAGACGCTGAACCTGAACTTCTTCGTGCACGACCCGTTCACCCTCGAGCCCTACTCCCGCGACCCGCGCAACGTCGCCCGCAAGGCCGAGAACTACCTGATCAGCACCGGCATCGCCGACACCGCGTACTTCGGCGCCGAGGCCGAGTTCTACATCTTCGACTCGGTGAGCTTCGACTCGCGCACCAACGGCTCGTTCTACGAGGTGGACGCCATCTCGGGTTGGTGGAACACGGGTGCAGCCACCGAGGCCGACGGCAGCCCCAACCGCGGGTACAAGGTGCGCCCCAAGGGTGGCTACTTCCCGGTGGCGCCCGTCGACCACTACGTCGACCTGCGCAGCAAGATGCTGCAGAACCTGATCGCGGCCGGTTTCAGCCTGGAGAAGGGCCACCACGAGGTGGGCACCGGTGGGCAGGCCGAGATCAACTACAAGTTCAACACGCTGCTGCACGCCGCCGACGACATGCAGCTGTACAAGTACATCGTCAAGAACACCGCGTGGGCCAACGGCAAGACCGTCACCTTCATGCCCAAGCCACTGTTCGGTGACAACGGATCCGGCATGCACACCCACCAGTCGCTGTGGAAGGACGGCAGCCCGCTGATGTACGACGAGACCGGGTACGCCGGCCTGTCGGACACCGCCCGCCACTACATCGGTGGCCTGCTGCACCACGCGCCGTCACTGCTGGCGTTCACCAACCCCACGGTGAACTCCTACAAGCGGCTGGTGCCGGGCTACGAGGCCCCGATCAACCTGGTGTACAGCCAGCGCAACCGTTCGGCGTGTGTGCGTATCCCGATCACCGGCAGCAACCCCAAGGCCAAGCGCCTGGAGTTCCGCTGCCCCGACTCCTCGGGTAACCCGTACCTGGCGTTCTCCGCGATGTTGATGGCCGGCCTGGACGGCATCAAGAACAAGATCGAGCCGCAGGCACCGGTCGACAAGGACCTCTACGAGCTCCCGCCGGAGGAGGCTGCCAACATCCCGCAGGCTCCGACCCAGCTGTCGGCGGTTATCGACCGGCTCGAGGACGACCACGAATACCTCACCGAGGGCGGCGTGTTCACCCCGGACCTGATCGAGACGTGGATCAACTTCAAGCGGGAGAACGAGATCCTGCCGGTCCAGATCCGGCCGACCCCGTACGAGTTCGCGCTGTACTACGACGTTTAA
- a CDS encoding protein kinase family protein produces MTASQPIAADVATAHIPYLWTEPRSPSGAKNPLVAGATIASGRIRLLLFYGESAHLQFWQAADTMTGQHLAITVVDPENELPKATVDGILSRTARLRGIESPSVATVIDVGRDYCGGVVVSDWIRGATLKEVANTSPSPIGVADAVLSLAEATEAGHRAGVTLSIDHPARIRVSVDGRAALAFPATMPNAGPRDDLRGIGAVMYALLLNRWPFESEAVRKDWQPTAIDSQGRIQEPAVVSPRIPFLVSSTAAALVRDGENIRSAKTITTLLREASAEAKNSADPNTTRELPALPAPGHYAAFRNFGPAERAEYARRQLVKTCLGTAAAVALVLLISFATTISHVVGTFDTKVAMNGDKLGLQPTAPSPSASPSLVAANPATVKVLKAAVFSPGGAPDNPGAAALAIDGDPGTVWSTDTYFDPQPFPKFKDGVGLLLQLAEPTSLSAVAVDLNSSGTVVQIRASASATPAKLSDTTELSPPAALSPGHHVIPVTSSAPTTFALFWISTLGSTGGKSRSDISELTLQSAVQFR; encoded by the coding sequence ATGACCGCCAGCCAACCCATCGCGGCAGACGTCGCGACGGCACACATTCCCTATCTGTGGACCGAACCGCGTTCACCCAGCGGCGCAAAGAATCCGCTCGTCGCCGGTGCCACGATCGCCAGCGGCCGCATTCGGCTCCTGCTGTTCTACGGCGAGTCAGCGCATCTGCAATTCTGGCAGGCCGCCGACACCATGACCGGACAACATCTGGCCATCACCGTCGTCGACCCGGAGAACGAGCTGCCCAAGGCGACCGTCGACGGGATCCTTTCCCGCACAGCGCGGCTGCGGGGCATCGAGTCGCCGTCGGTGGCGACGGTGATCGACGTGGGCCGCGACTACTGCGGCGGCGTGGTGGTGTCCGATTGGATTCGGGGCGCCACGTTGAAGGAGGTCGCGAATACCAGCCCATCCCCCATCGGGGTCGCGGACGCGGTGCTGTCGCTGGCCGAGGCCACCGAAGCGGGCCACCGGGCCGGGGTGACGCTGTCAATCGACCATCCCGCCCGGATTCGGGTGAGCGTCGACGGGCGCGCCGCGCTGGCATTTCCCGCGACCATGCCGAACGCGGGGCCACGAGATGATCTCCGGGGTATCGGAGCGGTCATGTATGCATTGCTGCTCAACCGCTGGCCGTTCGAAAGCGAAGCGGTACGCAAGGATTGGCAGCCCACCGCGATCGATTCGCAAGGCCGCATCCAAGAACCCGCGGTGGTCAGTCCGCGGATTCCGTTCCTGGTGTCATCGACAGCCGCAGCCCTGGTTCGCGATGGTGAAAACATTCGCAGCGCCAAGACCATCACGACCTTGCTGCGCGAGGCCAGCGCCGAGGCAAAGAACTCGGCTGATCCCAACACGACTCGCGAACTGCCGGCCCTTCCGGCCCCTGGCCACTACGCCGCCTTTCGCAATTTCGGGCCGGCCGAGCGGGCCGAATACGCCCGCCGCCAACTCGTCAAGACATGCCTGGGAACCGCGGCGGCCGTGGCCCTGGTCCTGCTCATCTCATTCGCCACCACCATCAGCCACGTGGTTGGCACCTTCGATACCAAGGTCGCGATGAACGGTGACAAACTCGGACTTCAGCCGACCGCGCCGTCACCTTCAGCGAGCCCCTCGCTGGTAGCCGCCAATCCCGCAACCGTCAAGGTGCTCAAAGCCGCGGTGTTCTCGCCCGGCGGCGCGCCGGACAACCCGGGCGCGGCCGCACTGGCGATCGACGGTGACCCCGGCACCGTCTGGTCGACCGATACCTACTTCGATCCCCAACCATTTCCGAAGTTCAAGGACGGTGTGGGACTCCTGTTGCAGCTCGCCGAGCCGACGTCGCTCAGCGCCGTCGCTGTGGACCTGAACAGCTCCGGCACCGTGGTACAGATCCGGGCATCAGCGAGCGCGACCCCGGCGAAACTCAGCGACACCACTGAACTCAGCCCGCCGGCCGCTTTGTCACCCGGCCACCATGTCATACCCGTAACATCCTCCGCGCCAACAACTTTCGCGTTGTTCTGGATCAGCACGCTGGGCTCCACCGGGGGTAAAAGTCGTTCCGACATCTCCGAGTTGACGCTGCAGAGCGCAGTACAGTTCAGGTAG
- a CDS encoding ATP-binding protein encodes MSAAPAAAPSGVVTFLFTDVEGSTRRWEADADAMRAALAAHDRVLRQAIEAHGGFLFKHTGDGICAAFASPRAAVDAAVAAQHKLELPVRMGLATGEAELREADYFGAVLNRAARVMAAGHGGQILLAESTAGLLSGVDLMDLGPRRLRDIPVPIGLFQIRAAGLRTQFPPLRALDTSPGNLRPAGTSLVGRDAEVAAVGAAVKTHRVVTLTGVGGVGKTRLAVEVATRLAEVFPDGVWLFELAAVTDPVAVPDAVAAVLGISQQRGKTVTESVAAALEGRVRLLVFDNCEHVLDAAADLIEAVLGQSATVRILATSREGLGVPDEQVCPVRPLDAAAGPGSAAVTLFVERARGIASGFSISDGREAAAVTEICQRLDGIPLAIELAASRMASMTAGEVRDRLDHRFRLLVGSRRGLERHHTLRHAVAWSYDLLDDTERAVLNRCSVFAGGFDLPSACTIAGSADLDEYRMLEILDALVRKSLLVADQSASRTRFSMLETIRQFAEEQLVATGASVAIAAAHCRYFAAREADVMAVWDSPRQREAYEWLSVELANLRTAFRWAADHDDLDAAAPIAALAALLGPFLENYEPITWAEELMEPLRAVDHSRLAAVSVGASLCCLVGRFDQAVLYSQIGRPVIAAARDKVAYFGEAWLGSAYLFVGQPARYVDLCRDQLRRTGETNAMAKANLTFALAVSGSSDEAIVAANTLLDGAEAISNPWVLSFTLFACGYTLRETDPDRALAAMRRGVRIAQDSGNRFFETQFGYWLCGLEAEQGDPVTTLAHLAAAVRKNHESGNIAMLPNALATLAFVLDRLGRYQPATTVAGFAAVYPMAAVTLPEIEALMTHLREALGDQTYELLSQQGREMTTTAMVTFAADQIDQARAELEHSG; translated from the coding sequence GTGTCAGCTGCGCCGGCGGCTGCTCCTTCGGGGGTGGTGACCTTCCTGTTCACCGATGTGGAGGGATCCACACGTCGGTGGGAGGCGGACGCCGATGCGATGCGGGCAGCTCTGGCCGCTCACGACCGGGTGCTGCGCCAAGCGATCGAGGCGCACGGCGGATTTCTGTTCAAGCACACCGGTGACGGCATATGTGCGGCATTCGCCTCGCCCCGCGCGGCGGTGGACGCTGCGGTCGCGGCACAACACAAGCTGGAGTTGCCGGTGCGCATGGGGTTGGCGACCGGCGAAGCCGAACTGCGGGAAGCCGACTACTTCGGGGCCGTGCTCAATCGTGCGGCGCGGGTGATGGCGGCCGGGCATGGCGGCCAGATATTGCTGGCCGAGTCGACGGCGGGTCTGCTCAGCGGCGTCGATCTGATGGATCTGGGGCCACGCAGGTTGCGGGACATTCCAGTGCCGATCGGCCTGTTCCAGATCCGGGCCGCGGGTTTGCGCACGCAGTTTCCGCCGCTGCGGGCCCTGGATACCAGTCCGGGGAACCTGCGGCCGGCGGGCACCAGCTTGGTCGGGCGCGATGCCGAGGTCGCCGCCGTCGGAGCGGCGGTCAAGACGCACCGGGTGGTGACCCTGACCGGCGTGGGCGGAGTCGGCAAGACTCGGCTGGCCGTGGAGGTCGCGACGCGCCTGGCAGAGGTGTTCCCGGACGGGGTGTGGCTGTTCGAGCTGGCCGCGGTCACCGATCCGGTGGCGGTGCCCGACGCGGTGGCGGCGGTGCTCGGCATCAGTCAGCAACGCGGCAAGACCGTCACCGAATCCGTGGCAGCCGCGCTGGAGGGCCGGGTCCGGCTGCTGGTGTTCGACAACTGCGAGCACGTTCTCGACGCCGCCGCCGACCTGATCGAAGCCGTACTCGGACAGTCGGCGACCGTACGCATCCTCGCCACCAGCCGCGAAGGACTCGGAGTCCCCGACGAGCAGGTGTGTCCGGTGCGGCCGCTGGATGCGGCCGCGGGACCCGGCTCTGCGGCAGTGACCCTGTTCGTCGAACGCGCCCGCGGTATCGCGTCGGGCTTTTCGATATCCGACGGCCGTGAGGCCGCCGCAGTCACCGAGATCTGTCAGCGCCTCGATGGGATTCCCTTGGCCATCGAACTCGCGGCTTCCCGGATGGCGTCCATGACCGCAGGCGAGGTGCGTGACCGTCTCGACCACCGCTTCCGGCTGCTGGTCGGCTCCCGACGCGGCCTGGAACGCCACCACACACTGCGCCATGCCGTGGCGTGGTCGTACGACCTCCTCGACGACACCGAAAGAGCTGTGCTGAACCGCTGTTCGGTGTTCGCGGGCGGCTTCGACCTGCCCAGCGCCTGCACCATTGCCGGATCAGCTGACCTCGACGAGTACCGCATGCTCGAGATACTCGATGCTCTGGTGCGCAAGTCGCTGCTCGTCGCCGACCAATCCGCTTCTCGCACACGCTTTTCGATGCTGGAGACGATCCGTCAGTTCGCCGAGGAGCAACTCGTCGCCACCGGTGCGAGTGTCGCGATCGCCGCAGCACATTGCCGATATTTCGCCGCGCGGGAAGCCGACGTCATGGCGGTGTGGGACAGCCCGCGGCAGCGGGAAGCGTACGAATGGCTCAGCGTCGAGCTGGCCAATCTGCGTACCGCGTTTCGGTGGGCCGCCGACCACGACGACCTGGACGCGGCGGCACCCATCGCTGCGCTGGCGGCGTTGCTCGGCCCGTTCCTCGAGAACTACGAACCAATCACCTGGGCCGAAGAGTTGATGGAACCCCTTCGCGCCGTAGATCATTCGCGGCTCGCCGCCGTATCGGTCGGGGCATCCCTGTGCTGTCTGGTCGGACGCTTCGATCAGGCCGTGCTCTACAGCCAGATCGGCCGGCCAGTCATCGCCGCTGCCCGCGATAAGGTGGCGTACTTCGGCGAGGCCTGGCTCGGCAGTGCGTATCTGTTCGTCGGCCAACCCGCGCGTTATGTCGATTTGTGTCGCGACCAGTTGAGGCGCACCGGCGAGACCAACGCCATGGCAAAAGCGAACCTCACGTTCGCATTAGCCGTTTCGGGTTCGAGTGACGAGGCGATCGTCGCCGCCAATACCCTTCTGGACGGCGCCGAAGCGATCAGCAATCCATGGGTGCTGTCGTTCACATTGTTCGCGTGTGGGTACACCCTCCGCGAAACCGATCCGGACCGCGCGCTGGCTGCGATGCGGCGCGGCGTGCGCATCGCGCAAGACAGCGGCAACCGCTTCTTCGAAACCCAATTCGGGTACTGGCTGTGTGGACTCGAAGCCGAGCAAGGGGACCCCGTGACGACGTTGGCGCACCTGGCGGCGGCCGTCCGTAAAAACCATGAGTCGGGCAACATCGCGATGCTGCCTAACGCACTGGCGACTCTCGCCTTCGTGCTCGACCGCCTCGGGCGCTATCAACCAGCCACTACCGTCGCCGGGTTCGCAGCGGTTTACCCCATGGCCGCAGTGACCTTGCCCGAGATCGAAGCGTTGATGACGCACCTGCGTGAGGCCCTCGGGGACCAGACCTACGAACTGCTGTCCCAGCAAGGCCGAGAAATGACCACTACCGCCATGGTGACGTTCGCCGCTGACCAAATCGACCAGGCCCGAGCAGAACTCGAACACTCCGGCTGA
- a CDS encoding DUF2231 domain-containing protein: MTVFSGLPTHVLFVHFLVVLVPLTAVLEIICALWPAVRRGQIVWLTLALATVTMVLTPITVEAGEWLYDLRRKPDPILQQHAERGGWMTYLAVALLVVAIALAVLHVVERRSEQPRQPAKIAVAVLAVVVGVASMIQIYRVGDTGARSVWGNEIAHLRQVTNK; the protein is encoded by the coding sequence ATGACCGTCTTCAGCGGGTTGCCGACGCACGTCCTTTTCGTGCACTTTCTGGTCGTTCTGGTGCCCCTGACCGCGGTGCTGGAAATCATCTGCGCCCTGTGGCCCGCCGTGCGCCGCGGGCAGATCGTCTGGCTGACGCTGGCGCTGGCGACGGTCACCATGGTGTTGACGCCGATCACCGTCGAGGCCGGCGAGTGGCTCTACGATCTGCGCCGCAAACCCGACCCGATCCTGCAACAGCACGCGGAGCGGGGCGGCTGGATGACCTACCTCGCGGTGGCCCTGTTGGTCGTGGCGATCGCGCTGGCCGTCCTGCACGTCGTCGAACGTCGATCCGAGCAGCCGCGGCAGCCCGCGAAAATTGCGGTCGCCGTGCTGGCGGTGGTGGTGGGTGTTGCGTCGATGATCCAGATCTACCGCGTCGGTGACACCGGCGCGCGGTCGGTGTGGGGCAATGAAATAGCGCACCTGCGGCAGGTCACGAACAAGTGA